Proteins from a single region of Haloterrigena alkaliphila:
- a CDS encoding Mov34/MPN/PAD-1 family protein yields MGLFDALFRSSEILGIAEETLEFALESSEASHPDEYMGFLRGTEADRLGLERDGLIITDILVIPGTESNSVSATVKTNQIPNDVKALGSVHSHPNGVISPSDADLETFGRGSVHIIIGAPYRRSDWRAFDSQGRPTQLNVIDVKLPDSDDFFDFTQADIDDELRR; encoded by the coding sequence ATGGGGCTGTTCGACGCGCTGTTTCGCTCGAGCGAGATTCTCGGCATCGCCGAGGAGACCCTCGAGTTCGCCCTCGAGTCCTCCGAGGCCTCCCACCCCGACGAGTACATGGGGTTCCTCCGGGGGACCGAGGCGGACCGACTCGGACTCGAGCGGGACGGCCTGATCATCACCGACATTCTCGTGATTCCGGGGACCGAGTCGAACAGCGTCAGCGCGACCGTCAAGACGAATCAGATTCCCAACGACGTGAAGGCCCTGGGCAGCGTCCACTCCCACCCCAACGGCGTGATCAGCCCGAGCGACGCGGACCTCGAGACGTTCGGGCGGGGCAGCGTCCACATCATCATCGGCGCGCCCTACCGCCGCTCGGACTGGCGGGCCTTCGACTCGCAGGGCCGGCCGACCCAGTTGAACGTGATCGACGTGAAACTCCCCGACAGCGACGACTTCTTCGATTTTACCCAGGCGGACATCGACGACGAACTCCGACGATAG